A window of Ruania suaedae contains these coding sequences:
- a CDS encoding LysR substrate-binding domain-containing protein: MTSPAFRLGYVPGVTPAKWATIWRERHRTGLELVPLDVLDAERAVREGEVAAALLRPPVDREVLSAIVLYEEASVVVVPADHVVAALERDEPVQPADLSEEPVFHPIEDILGVPPGRVLEYRPPTIAEAIPLVAAGTGVLVVPQSLARLHHRRDLTYRFLAEGPLAPVALCWPTERTTDEVEDLIGVVRGRTVNSSRGRTQQPTPSSPRPRAGGGKAGPARTHTRRSPRKGRPGGGGQRRGRG; encoded by the coding sequence GTGACCTCTCCCGCCTTCCGCCTCGGCTACGTACCCGGGGTGACCCCGGCGAAATGGGCCACGATCTGGCGCGAGCGGCACCGCACCGGGCTCGAACTCGTCCCCCTCGACGTCCTCGACGCCGAACGGGCCGTCCGGGAGGGAGAGGTCGCCGCTGCGCTGCTACGCCCGCCGGTGGACCGGGAGGTGCTGAGCGCGATCGTGCTCTACGAGGAGGCGAGCGTGGTGGTCGTCCCGGCGGACCACGTGGTCGCTGCTCTCGAGCGCGACGAACCGGTCCAGCCCGCCGATCTGTCCGAGGAGCCGGTGTTCCATCCCATCGAGGACATCCTCGGGGTGCCACCCGGCCGGGTGCTCGAGTACCGGCCACCCACGATCGCCGAGGCGATCCCCCTGGTCGCGGCGGGCACCGGGGTGCTGGTGGTGCCGCAGTCCCTGGCCCGCCTGCACCATCGGCGCGATCTCACCTACCGCTTCCTCGCCGAGGGCCCGCTCGCCCCGGTCGCGCTGTGCTGGCCGACCGAGCGCACCACCGACGAGGTGGAGGACCTCATCGGGGTCGTGCGGGGCCGGACCGTGAACTCCTCCCGTGGGCGGACCCAGCAGCCGACACCATCGAGTCCGCGACCACGCGCCGGCGGGGGCAAGGCGGGACCTGCGCGCACCCACACCCGGCGCTCACCGCGCAAGGGCCGCCCAGGGGGCGGTGGTCAGCGCCGCGGCCGCGGCTGA
- a CDS encoding copper chaperone PCu(A)C has translation MTAITRRTTAALVAAGAALALSACVGHGPGNDGDEDLAPGGEPRVTETGEGGAGQDQADMVTLEEGWMAATLETTSAAYGTLSNGSDEPVTITAATSSVASEVQLHEMAPEGEDGMQVAEDGFTLPAGGEVVLEPGAEHLMMLGLIQPLEPGAEATIELTTADGRTTSVTVVAQDVPANQGGRADGDDDDTQAGED, from the coding sequence ATGACTGCGATCACACGACGCACCACCGCCGCACTGGTGGCCGCCGGCGCGGCCCTGGCGCTCTCCGCCTGCGTGGGTCACGGCCCAGGCAACGACGGCGATGAAGACCTGGCCCCCGGTGGTGAGCCGCGGGTCACCGAGACCGGAGAGGGCGGTGCGGGTCAGGACCAGGCTGACATGGTCACCCTGGAGGAGGGCTGGATGGCCGCCACCCTGGAGACGACCAGCGCGGCCTATGGGACGTTGTCGAACGGGTCCGACGAGCCGGTGACGATCACCGCGGCCACGAGCTCGGTCGCCTCGGAAGTGCAACTGCACGAGATGGCGCCCGAGGGCGAGGACGGCATGCAGGTGGCCGAGGACGGATTCACGCTCCCTGCCGGCGGGGAGGTCGTGCTCGAGCCCGGCGCAGAGCACCTGATGATGCTCGGTCTGATCCAGCCGCTAGAGCCGGGCGCCGAAGCCACGATCGAGCTCACCACGGCGGACGGCAGAACGACCTCGGTCACGGTCGTCGCCCAGGACGTCCCCGCCAACCAGGGCGGTCGGGCCGACGGCGACGACGACGACACCCAAGCGGGCGAGGACTGA
- a CDS encoding A/G-specific adenine glycosylase, translated as MTAAPDPTVLRSAVLGWYEENARDLPWRSPAATPWAVLVSEIMLQQTPVARVEPAWRAWLHRWPTPADLARATPAEVLRAWDRLGYPRRALRLREAARALVAEHGGAVPSDEESLRGLPGIGAYTAAAVSAFAYRQRAVVLDTNVRRVLGRVVDGIALPPPSQRRTESVTAQSLLPEDPETSARWNVAVMELGALVCTARAPRCEQCPVASACRWRAAGMPEDAFAATRRRQAWHGTDRQARGTVLAALREQEVLRPDQVNDLWPDRAQLNRVLSGLRHDSLIAAETDLDGVVTGYRLPQA; from the coding sequence ATGACTGCCGCCCCGGATCCGACCGTTCTGCGCAGTGCCGTCCTGGGCTGGTACGAGGAGAATGCCCGCGACCTGCCGTGGCGCAGTCCCGCAGCGACACCATGGGCAGTGCTGGTCAGCGAGATCATGCTGCAGCAGACTCCCGTGGCGCGCGTGGAGCCCGCCTGGCGGGCCTGGCTGCACCGCTGGCCCACCCCGGCTGACCTCGCGCGGGCCACCCCGGCCGAGGTGCTCCGCGCCTGGGACCGGCTCGGATATCCGCGCCGGGCACTGCGGCTGCGGGAGGCGGCGCGCGCCCTCGTCGCCGAGCACGGCGGCGCTGTGCCCTCCGATGAGGAGTCGCTGCGCGGGCTGCCCGGCATCGGTGCCTACACCGCAGCAGCGGTCAGCGCCTTCGCCTACCGGCAGCGCGCGGTCGTACTCGACACCAACGTCCGCCGGGTCCTCGGCCGTGTGGTCGACGGGATCGCCCTTCCGCCGCCCTCACAGCGACGCACCGAGTCCGTGACAGCACAGTCCCTGCTCCCGGAGGATCCGGAGACCTCCGCGCGCTGGAACGTGGCGGTGATGGAGCTCGGCGCCCTGGTGTGCACGGCGCGCGCGCCGCGCTGCGAGCAGTGCCCGGTGGCCTCCGCCTGCCGCTGGCGGGCCGCCGGCATGCCCGAGGATGCGTTCGCGGCGACCCGGCGACGGCAGGCCTGGCACGGCACCGACCGGCAGGCTCGCGGCACGGTGCTGGCCGCCCTGCGCGAGCAGGAGGTGCTGCGCCCGGACCAGGTGAACGACCTGTGGCCCGACCGCGCGCAGTTGAACCGGGTGCTCAGCGGGCTGCGCCACGACTCGCTGATCGCGGCCGAGACCGACCTCGACGGCGTCGTGACG